Part of the Quercus robur chromosome 5, dhQueRobu3.1, whole genome shotgun sequence genome, TGGAGTTGTTCATAAAAAGCTTTTTGTGCTCCGGTTAAGCCACTTGTATCTATCATCATgattctctcttcctctaaccTTTCTTCTCGCTcacattttttcttctcaataatcattctttccttctcaatCTTAAGTTTTTCTTCCCTACTTGCCTTTTCAATTGCAAGTTTTTCCCTCTCAAAAGACATTTTTTCCTCTTCCAACCGAGTTACATCCtcaatcaatttcaattttttgttcaaatattCCCCTACATCTTTTCCGGCGGCTTTGTTCTTTTGAATAGCCTTTTCGGCCTTCCTACCAATAGGTCTCTCCAAGTTAGAAGTGTCACCAAGTCCGGACCCACAATCCCCTTCACTAATAGATATTGGCTCTGAAGTTGGAGGCACATATGATCTCGATCTAGCATTATTAGGATCGGCAAACTTTGGTTGGTCCTTTAACATGAGCCAACAATGATCAAGAAGAAAGGGTTTCTTGTACTTCTCTAAATACAAAGCCTTCGCATtgat contains:
- the LOC126727565 gene encoding glutathione S-transferase T3-like, with protein sequence MQYNTSGTTRTVISLLSRWGTISEKTNKFAGCMAQINALHQSGITEEDKIINAKALYLEKYKKPFLLDHCWLMLKDQPKFADPNNARSRSYVPPTSEPISISEGDCGSGLGDTSNLERPIGRKAEKAIQKNKAAGKDVGEYLNKKLKLIEDVTRLEEEKMSFEREKLAIEKASREEKLKIEKERMIIEKKKCEREERLEEERIMMIDTSGLTGAQKAFYEQLQEEIMAKRRSCN